The following are from one region of the Zymoseptoria tritici IPO323 chromosome 13, whole genome shotgun sequence genome:
- a CDS encoding uncharacterized protein (Histidine kinase): MAPEGGPRNAFFDQGSRSWTDVLPRTEHVDLFRNADYGATDLGIIEDFGPALRMYTTMIFTDSRGAGLYWGKRRIAIYNEGFAVMADKLHPYLMGRAFEDVFGPQMWDSMRHVFNHAESSGQTVDVDNILLFPVRRGIPEESYFVGQFIPLRGDSGEIEGFYNTVNETTNTVLQDRRRRVLENITALPSRSVEETLALAIEALKENPNDVPMALLYSCVDPNSETNLDLQLRGSIGIPNDHRCAPKIAKLDSDQGGLIPCFRQARESGKPVVLSETDGSLQRTNGLFEGVSWCGFGEPCRDVVILPLTSSGSLIGFYVQGHNPRRLFDDISELAITSTARQIEAKWMSTLTAEQATKREAALERRATESENRFRQTALHAPLGMVQVTMDEQIKFANEQFYEITGYDRTRSDVAHYWDCIHPDEVERTQRVLLEIYTTGERYTHELRLRRTWKPPGEDAEEQPAWILSTNIPVFENGELKLIMSYVLEISELKWAESVQSRNAAAALQAKKQQEEFIDVTSHEMRNPLTAMMQLADGITTSLPTSESTSIDEYRAAIQDNVDAAHTILACAHHQRRVIDDVLILSRLESDMLSITPVPQRPSRTVDDILKMYSGEVAMNGTSMEPIRDPSIDDLNIDYVLLDTSRLAQVLINLLSNAIKFTAQRPVREITVSYGASRWPPRVTTSFGDIDWAKSNGSPHSTALPPLAKGEEQLYIWFCVQDTGAGMTAEEMKRLFKRFSQASSRTHIDYGGCGIGLYICRQLAEKQGGQVGVASRKGKGSAFGFYIETRRAEAINGGVPSQTVPASPISAKNGHSPAPQHILLCEDNIVNQRILAKQLRSKGCTVTVANHGQEALEILEKSDWRCDKPAADTSSIDVVLLDWEMPIMNGLQCCQKIREFETSGEANRRLPVIAITANVRQAQIEEAMAAGMDTVVPKPFTVTELLDSIENLAKRRASTGSAV; the protein is encoded by the exons ATGGCACCCGAAGGAGGTCCTCGAAATGCCTTTTTCGACCAGGGATCACGATCTTGGACCGATGTGTTGCCGCGGACGGAACATGTAGATCTATTCCGCAATGCAGACTATGGAGCCACGGACCTGGGAATCATCGAGGACTTCGGTCCGGCGCTGCGAATGTACACCACTATGATCTTCACCGACAGTCGTGGCGCAGGTCTCTACTGGGGCAAACGACGGATCGCCATCTACAATGAGGGTTTCGCGGTCATGGCCGACAAATTACATCCGTACCTCATGGGCAGAGCCTTCGAAGATGTTTTCGGACCTCAAATGTGGGACTCTATGCGCCACGTCTTCAATCACGCGGAAAGCAGCGGCCAGaccgtcgacgtcgacaaCATCCTTTTATTTCCGGTCAGAAGGGGAATCCCAGAGGAGAGCTACTTCGTCGGCCAGTTCATCCCCCTGCGAGGAGATAGTGGCGAAATCGAGGGATTCTACAACACGGTGAATGAAACAACTAATACAGTCCTGCAAGATCGCCGGCGGCGGGTGCTTGAGAACATTACAGCGCTACCGTCACGCTCCGTTGAGGAGACTTTGGCATTAGCGATCGAGGCCCTGAAGGAGAATCCAAACGATGTGCCCATGGCATTGCTGTATTCCTGTGTGGATCCTAACAGCGAGACCAACCTGGATTTACAACTGCGCGGAAGCATAGGAATACCCAATGACCATCGTTGTGCACCCAAAATCGCAAAACTTGACAGCGACCAGGGTGGACTAATACCGTGTTTTCGGCAAGCTCGTGAGAGTGGAAAGCCAGTCGTTCTGAGTGAGACCGATGGTAGCTTGCAACGAACGAACGGTCTGTTTGAGGGCGTCTCTTGGTGCGGATTCGGGGAACCGTGTCGGGACGTGGTCATCCTACCACTTACTAGCTCCGGTTCTCTGATAGGTTTCTACGTCCAGGGCCACAACCCAAGGCGACTCTTTGACGATATCTCTGAACTGGCCATCACAAGCACGGCGAGGCAGATAGAGGCGAAATGGATGTCCACACTTACCGCAGAACAAGCCACAAAGAGGGAAGCAGCGCTTGAGCGGCGAGCCACCGAGAGTGAGAATCGCTTCCGGCAGACGGCCCTCCACGCTCCCTTGGGAATGGTTCAGGTCACGATGGACGAACAGATAAAGTTTGCCAACGAACAGTTTTATGAAATCACTGGTTACGACAGGACCCGATCGGACGTGGCCCACTACTGGGACTGCATCCATCCGGACGAAGTAGAACGAACGCAGCGAGTCCTTCTCGAGATCTACACCACCGGAGAGCGCTATACGCATGAGCTTCGGCTACGACGTACATGGAAGCCACCGGGTGAGGACGCAGAGGAGCAACCGGCCTGGATACTGTCGACAAACATACCGGTGTTTGAGAACGGAGAGTTAAAACTCATCATGAGCTATGTGCTTGAGATTTCGGAGTTGAAGTGGGCAGAATCAGTGCAATCTCGGAACGCAGCCGCCGCTCTTCAGGCCAAGAAACAGCAAGAG GAGTTTATCGATGTGACCTCGCATGAAATGAG AAACCCCTTGACTGCGATGATGCAACTTGCCGATGGGATCACAACGAGTCTACCGACTAGCGAGTCTACTTCAATCGACGAATACCGTGCTGCCATACAAGATAATGTGGATGCCGCACATACTATACTCGCATGCGCGCACCACCAGAGACGTGTCATCGATGACGTCCTGATCCTATCGCGGTTGGAATCGGACATGCTGAGCATCACACCTGTCCCGCAGCGACCAAGTCGTACGGTCGATGACATCCTGAAGAT GTATTCTGGTGAAGTCGCGATGAACGGAACGTCGATGGAGCCCATCCGAGATCCATCCATCGATGATCTGAATATCGACTACGTCTTGCTCGATACGTCTCGGCTGGCCCAGGTGCTCATCAATCTCCTGAGCAAT GCCATCAAATTCACCGCTCAACGACCAGTACGAGAGATCACTGTCAGCTACGGCGCCAGCCGTTGGCCGCCTCGGGTCACCACGTCTTTCGGCGACATTGACTGGGCCAAGTCGAATGGATCTCCACACAGTACCGCATTGCCGCCTCTTGCGAAAGGTGAGGAGCAGCTATACATATGGTTTTGTGTACAGGACACTGGCGCTGGCATGACCGCCGAGGAAATGAAGCGTCTGTTTAAGCGATTCTCCCAGGCCTCCTCCAGAACGCATATCGATTACGGGGGGTGTGGGATCGGGCTGTATATTTGCCGACAACTCGCAGAAAAGCAAGGCGGACAAGTCGGAGTGGCATCTCGAAAAGGCAAAGGATCTGCTTTTGGATTCTACATCGAGACGAGGAGGGCCGAGGCCATCAACGGC GGAGTTCCCTCACAGACTGTGCCGGCTTCGCCCATCTCTGCAAAAAACGGTCATAGCCCTGCACCACAACATATCTTACTGTGCGAGGACAACATTGTGAATCAGCGGATTCTGGCGAAGCAATTGCGGTCCAAAGGCTGTACGGTCACTGTTGCCAACCACGGACAGGAAGCACTCGAAATTCTGGAGAAGTCCGACTGGCGGTGTGACAAGCCTGCGGCCGATACATCTTCCATCGACGTCGTCCTGCTCGATTGGGAAATGCCAATCATGAACGGGCTGCAGTGCTGTCAAAAGATCCGCGAGTTCGAGACCTCTGGCGAGGCGAATCGAAGACTGCCAGTCATTGCCATCACTGCAAATGTGCGACAAGCCCAAATCGAAGAGGCAATGGCTGCTGGAATGGATACTGTCGTTCCCAAACCTT